The DNA window TTCTTAATACAATTTGATTCTTATACAACTAGAATTTAGGCTCTTGTTATGTTCTGGAATCAAAACAAGATGTTGAAATGCCCTTTAGGTATTAATTAATTTGGAATAAGACTTTCTTTCTCTAGGCAGGAACGCAGTATATTTCCTATGAAATATAGAAACAAGAAGATTAAATAAGAGATATCGACAGATTtccgaataaaaaaaatatgaaataaaacaAATCTACTGTTTCAATTTTATCTCTATCGAATTTGAATATCAGAATAGTGGATATAGTCATGATTCGACGGGTTAGGTCCacttactttttcttttggatttgtTGATTTATAATCTATCGAAAAAGGGAAACAACGAATATCTATTTGGCGATTCAAGAGCCGACTTATTATTATTCATTgtattataatataaaaatgttcaattttattttctaaattactCTCTCACTTTATTATTAGTTATTATTAAAATGAAATTCATTAgaattaaattcaaaaaattcGAAATTATAGCCTTTCGAATGAAATTGTTACTATATAGAAAGTTAAAGAAAGTAAAAGCCCCTTATCGGATTTGAACCGATGACTTACGCCTTACCATGGCGTTACTCTACCACTGAGTTAAAAGGGCCGTCTTGATTTAATTCCTGACTGAGTCGATAGGTaaattaaatctatatatatatatatattaaatatatatacaatagaCGCATAGTGGTTAGTAGCTCATTTCGCAACTAGAAGCGAGAATCGATAACTTAACTTATCAATCCATCTTCTAATTAGGGAAGAAAGATGGATTCTGTATGACTTTCTTGGGTTAGTGTTAGATAGGGACACTACTATTTCTTAACAATGAGATGAGGCAATCTATGaaggaaagtaaaaaaaatgaaacttaaccctcttttttattttttttcggtCAGACCAAtcacttttttaaaagattttataCTAGactatttttcgattttttttatttcatatttccacttcaaatataaaaagaaaatatatcgattttttttatagaattgTGATTagaatatgaatataaatgtaaaataaaaaaatgatatagaatgctatagaaaaaaataaaaaatcttataAGCTAGTCATACCATTTGATTATATTGACAATTTTAAAAAACTGATCATACTATGATCATAGTATGATGGCGGTTGAgcaagtatgcccccatcgtcTAGTGGTTTAGGACATCTCTCTTTCAAGGAGGCAGCGGGGATTCGACTTCCCCTGGGGGTAGGGTACTACGAAAGGAAGTTGATCATGGATTATCCATAAAGTTCGAATAGATTCTTCCTGGGTCGATGCCCGAGCGGTTAATGGGGACGGACTGTAAATTCGTTGGCAATATGTCTACGCTGGTTCAAATCCAGCTCGGCCCAAAAATTCGCTGTCTACATAACCCTTTTTGTTTTGCATAAATGACAGAGAAGGGtaagaaaaaagtaaaatttctGGGTATATTTCGActttacttttttctttatttcttgtgTCTCGTTACTTTTTGTTTCCATAAAAAATTCCGATCTTGATCTTGCTAAGGGTCCCGAGATGGATCCATTAAATATAAACTTTAATGAACAGAGTcgaaaaaataatcttttttttacaataaaaattACAATCAAAAATAGATTATCAATCAATTTTATAATAATGCAAGGATTACTAGTAATCGGCCTTGCTATCACTAAAGTGATATCCATATAGATATCAATATATTACTTGTGACTTTCTTTGTTACAAAACACTAATTTGAATCTAAAATTTAAATGATTAAGATTAAATCATAAGAAGGAATATGTAAGCTACCCGCTTTATTTCCATGGGATTGTAGTTCAATTGGTCAGAGCACCGCCCTGTCAAGGCGGAAGCTGCGGGTTCGAGCCCCGTCAGTCCCGGCggattcaataaaaaaaaagacataaactccccctttttttttctgggcaaggggatcaaaatggTTTCGGttatctttttgttttatttttcttttttcatcaaGCAAAAGAAAGGGGTATTTCTGTAGCACCAATTTAAAGACATATGTAAATTagtataattataattattgagAGCATTCACCACTTCAAGAACGAGATACTGTACGGGGTTTCCTCTTTTTGTCAATTAATCTCCCATTAACTCGTGTAGGAAAATGAAATAGGATAGCGTATAATACGTTTGCCAAGAGTACCTATATATACTTTTGTTTCTATGAAGTCAAGGAAGTTAAAATAGTTCGAATCCAACCAAGTAAAGaggatatttaaaaaataaagatcaaTTTAGTCTTCCCTAATGAATATGctctttttaaaaattagaGTTGATGTCGAAGAAAAACTCgtaagaaaatttaaagagttaattt is part of the Lycium ferocissimum isolate CSIRO_LF1 unplaced genomic scaffold, AGI_CSIRO_Lferr_CH_V1 ctg26881, whole genome shotgun sequence genome and encodes:
- the LOC132043668 gene encoding LOW QUALITY PROTEIN: uncharacterized protein LOC132043668 (The sequence of the model RefSeq protein was modified relative to this genomic sequence to represent the inferred CDS: substituted 2 bases at 2 genomic stop codons), whose product is MRQSMKENQSLFXKISMMAVEQVCPHRLVVXDISLSRRQRGFDFPWG